The following are from one region of the Yoonia sp. R2331 genome:
- the hisC gene encoding histidinol-phosphate transaminase, with amino-acid sequence MNAAIKPQPGIMDIALYQGGASHVDGIANVLKLSSNENPAGPSDKAKDAFMRAAHDLHRYPPTDHMALRTAIGEVWSLDPARVIIGVGSDEILHFMCQAFAGPGDEVIHTEHGFALYRISTLAAGATPVEVKERDRVVDVDAILAACNKKTKLVYIANPANPTGTMIGPTEVARLADGLPPQAILVLDGAYAEYVEGFDAGLSLINERENVVMTRTFSKIYGLGGMRVGWGYGPQAIIDVLNRIRGPFNMSSAALAAAEAAVRDTAYFERCQRENARWREWLATALAEIGVPSDTSTANFILARFADEEEAVGCNEYLLSQGIIVRHPKGYGFPHCLRITVGDESACRRVVHGIAQFKGQR; translated from the coding sequence ATGAATGCTGCAATCAAGCCACAACCGGGGATCATGGACATCGCCCTTTATCAGGGTGGCGCAAGCCACGTGGACGGTATTGCCAACGTCCTGAAGCTGTCGTCGAATGAAAACCCCGCTGGGCCGTCCGACAAGGCCAAGGATGCGTTCATGCGGGCGGCCCACGATCTGCACCGCTATCCGCCCACCGATCATATGGCCCTGCGTACCGCAATCGGCGAAGTATGGTCGCTTGACCCTGCACGCGTGATTATCGGTGTGGGGTCGGACGAGATTTTGCACTTTATGTGTCAGGCCTTTGCCGGGCCCGGGGACGAAGTGATCCACACCGAGCACGGCTTTGCCCTGTACCGGATTTCGACGCTTGCCGCTGGCGCCACACCGGTCGAGGTCAAAGAGCGCGACCGCGTGGTGGATGTGGATGCGATCCTTGCAGCCTGCAACAAGAAGACCAAGCTGGTCTATATCGCCAATCCCGCCAATCCCACAGGCACGATGATTGGCCCGACAGAGGTGGCGCGGCTGGCCGATGGCCTGCCACCGCAAGCTATTCTGGTTCTCGACGGTGCCTATGCCGAATATGTCGAAGGGTTTGATGCGGGACTGTCACTGATCAATGAACGCGAAAATGTAGTGATGACCCGGACCTTTTCGAAGATCTATGGCCTGGGCGGGATGCGTGTCGGCTGGGGCTATGGCCCGCAGGCGATCATTGACGTGCTCAATCGGATCAGGGGGCCGTTCAACATGTCCTCTGCTGCGCTGGCCGCGGCCGAGGCGGCTGTGCGCGATACGGCCTATTTCGAACGGTGCCAGCGTGAAAACGCCCGCTGGCGCGAATGGCTGGCCACGGCCTTGGCCGAAATTGGTGTGCCGTCCGATACTTCAACCGCTAACTTCATTCTGGCGCGTTTCGCGGATGAGGAAGAGGCCGTGGGTTGCAATGAATACCTGCTGAGCCAGGGCATTATCGTGCGCCATCCCAAGGGCTATGGCTTTCCCCATTGCCTGCGGATCACCGTGGGCGATGAAAGCGCTTGTCGTCGGGTTGTGCACGGGATTGCGCAGTTCAAAGGGCAGCGCTGA
- a CDS encoding homospermidine synthase, whose product MAHPNYGRIDGAIVMIGFGSIGKGTLPLIQRHFDIDADKLVVIEPNPAAAAHLADEGVRHVQTAITRDNYRDVLGGLFPDGKGFCVNLSVDTSSLDLMKFCREIGVLYIDTVVEPWEGFYFETPDNADRTNYALRQKVRDEKAANPGGTTAVSCCGANPGMVSWFVKEALLTLARDTNTGDAVPNTRDGWAALMQKLGVKGVHIAERDTQARAKPRPRDTFVNTWSVEGFIAEGFQPAELGWGTHEKWMPETAHSYDVGCQAAIWFERPGAITRVHTWCPTPGPQFGFLVTHNEAVSISDYYTVGPAGAPDYRPTCHYAYHPADDAVLSLHEMFGSGKQQKVHEIMDVDEIVTGIDELGVLLYGHEKNALWYGSRLSNEETKTLAPYQNATGLQVTSAVLAGMVWALENPQAGIVETDEMDHARCLEVQRPYLGPVEAHYTDWTPLQDRWEHFPEDIDESDPWQFRNVLAT is encoded by the coding sequence ATGGCACACCCTAACTATGGCCGTATTGACGGCGCGATTGTGATGATCGGCTTTGGGTCGATCGGTAAGGGAACCTTGCCCTTGATCCAGCGGCATTTTGATATTGACGCGGACAAACTGGTGGTGATTGAACCCAATCCTGCGGCAGCTGCGCATTTGGCAGATGAAGGTGTCCGCCACGTTCAAACCGCGATCACCCGCGACAATTACCGCGACGTGCTTGGCGGGCTGTTCCCGGATGGCAAAGGGTTCTGTGTGAACCTGTCGGTCGATACTTCGTCGCTTGATCTGATGAAGTTCTGCCGCGAGATTGGTGTGCTTTATATCGATACCGTGGTGGAGCCGTGGGAGGGCTTTTATTTCGAAACCCCCGACAACGCCGACCGCACCAATTATGCCCTGCGCCAAAAGGTCCGCGACGAAAAGGCCGCAAATCCCGGCGGCACAACGGCGGTGTCGTGCTGCGGGGCCAATCCCGGCATGGTCAGCTGGTTCGTGAAAGAAGCGCTGTTGACGCTTGCGCGGGACACGAACACCGGTGATGCGGTGCCCAACACACGCGACGGCTGGGCGGCTTTGATGCAAAAGCTTGGGGTCAAGGGCGTCCATATCGCCGAGCGCGATACCCAAGCCAGGGCCAAGCCCCGTCCGCGGGATACATTTGTCAACACGTGGTCGGTCGAAGGGTTCATTGCCGAAGGGTTTCAACCGGCAGAGCTGGGTTGGGGCACGCACGAGAAGTGGATGCCCGAAACCGCGCATAGCTATGATGTCGGCTGTCAGGCGGCGATCTGGTTCGAACGCCCCGGCGCCATCACCCGTGTTCACACCTGGTGCCCCACACCCGGACCGCAGTTCGGGTTTCTGGTGACCCACAATGAGGCGGTGAGCATTTCGGACTATTATACCGTCGGCCCAGCGGGTGCGCCTGACTATCGTCCGACCTGCCACTATGCCTATCACCCCGCCGATGACGCGGTGCTGTCCCTGCATGAGATGTTCGGGTCCGGTAAGCAGCAGAAAGTGCACGAAATTATGGACGTGGACGAGATCGTGACCGGCATCGATGAGCTTGGCGTGCTGCTTTATGGTCATGAAAAGAATGCGTTGTGGTACGGTTCCCGACTGTCGAATGAAGAGACCAAGACGCTGGCGCCTTATCAGAATGCCACGGGGTTGCAGGTGACCTCGGCGGTGCTGGCGGGCATGGTCTGGGCGTTGGAAAACCCTCAGGCCGGGATCGTGGAAACCGACGAGATGGACCACGCAAGGTGCCTTGAGGTGCAGCGCCCCTATCTTGGCCCGGTCGAGGCGCATTACACCGACTGGACCCCGCTGCAGGACCGGTGGGAGCATTTCCCCGAAGACATTGATGAAAGTGACCCCTGGCAATTCCGCAATGTGCTGGCAACCTGA
- the dnaE gene encoding DNA polymerase III subunit alpha, whose amino-acid sequence MSNDPRFIHLRLHTEYSLLEGAVPVKKLAGLAAKHDMPAVAITDSNNMFAALEFSEYASKEGVQPIVGCQVDLAYTTPEPGKRPDAPAPIVLLAQSEAGYMNLMKLNSCAYLDADGQLPQVDLEELARYGSGLICLSGGPDGPVGRLLRQGQRPKAEALMDRLAAIFGDRLYVELQRHPGEGGLPEAESLSERGHIEMAYAKGLPLVATNDVYFPQTGLYEAHDALICISEGAYVDQQEARRRLTPQHYFKSPQEMATLFADLPEAIENTVEIARRCAFKTYKRDPILPKFADDEVAELRRQAQEGLKYRLSVIPHAAPVEDYEKRLEFELGIIEGMGFPGYFLIVADFIKWAKDHDIPVGPGRGSGAGSLVAYALLITDLDPLRYSLLFERFLNPERVSMPDFDIDFCMDRREEVIRYVQEKYGRDKVGQIITFGALLSKAAVRDVGRVLQMPYGQVDRLSKMIPVEGVKPVSIEKALADEPRLREEAKNEEVVDRLLTYAQQVEGLLRNASTHAAGVVIGDRPLDELVPLYQDPRSDMPATQFNMKWVEQAGLVKFDFLGLKTLTVIQNAVDLIIKSGRPLHIAADGTELFQPPEGAVNDIGTIPLDDEASYKLYASAKTIAVFQVESSGMMDALKRMKPTCIEDIVALVALYRPGPMENIPTYCEVKNGQKELESIHPSIDYILAETQGIIVYQEQVMQIAQVMAGYSLGGADLLRRAMGKKIAEEMAKERPKFEKGAMENGVDKKKATEVFDLLEKFANYGFNKSHAAAYAVVSYQTAWLKANHPVEFMAGVMNCDIHLTDKLGVYFQEVKKGLGIDYVPPCVNRSQATFDVEDQKLVYGLGALKNVGVEAMKLIVEARADGQFVNLFDFARRCDLKRIGKRPLEMLARAGAFDVLDPNRQRVFNSLDQLSAYSAAIFDQKGSNQVSLFGEAGDDLPEPRLAGGDDWLPAERLAEEFKAIGFYLSGHPLDDYMGALKRKQVMTLDEVTARAEKGAAIVKMAGTVSGRQERKSARGNRFAFVQLSDPTGQYEVTMFSDTLEVAREHLETGAQVVLQCEATLEADQLKLLGRSVSPIDTAVTDVSSQGLRVFLDGPEAIPSVASILDNAMRDGVKGGRGPIYFCLMKDDLPGEVEVDLGRDFPVNPQIRGALRSLGGVIEVEEV is encoded by the coding sequence ATGAGCAACGATCCCCGATTCATTCACCTGCGTCTGCACACCGAATATTCCCTGTTGGAAGGGGCCGTGCCGGTCAAGAAACTGGCCGGTCTGGCCGCGAAACACGACATGCCTGCAGTGGCAATCACCGACAGCAATAATATGTTCGCGGCGCTGGAATTCTCTGAATACGCCAGTAAGGAAGGGGTGCAGCCGATTGTCGGCTGTCAGGTTGATCTGGCCTACACGACACCCGAGCCCGGCAAGCGCCCGGATGCGCCTGCACCTATCGTGCTGCTGGCGCAGTCCGAAGCGGGCTATATGAACCTGATGAAGCTGAACTCTTGCGCCTATCTGGACGCAGACGGGCAGTTGCCGCAGGTCGACCTAGAGGAATTGGCGCGCTACGGCAGCGGGCTGATCTGCCTTAGCGGGGGGCCGGATGGCCCCGTTGGGCGGCTGTTGCGGCAGGGCCAAAGGCCCAAGGCTGAGGCGCTGATGGACCGGCTCGCCGCGATCTTTGGCGACCGGCTGTACGTCGAACTGCAGCGGCATCCGGGCGAGGGCGGCTTGCCAGAGGCGGAAAGCCTGTCAGAGCGGGGCCATATCGAAATGGCCTATGCCAAGGGATTGCCGCTTGTGGCGACCAATGATGTCTACTTTCCACAGACAGGGCTTTACGAGGCGCATGACGCGCTGATCTGCATCTCTGAGGGTGCCTATGTCGACCAGCAGGAAGCGCGCCGCAGGCTCACGCCGCAGCACTACTTCAAAAGCCCGCAGGAGATGGCGACACTTTTTGCCGACCTGCCCGAGGCGATCGAAAACACCGTGGAAATCGCGCGGCGCTGTGCCTTTAAGACCTACAAGCGTGATCCGATCCTGCCGAAGTTTGCCGATGACGAGGTCGCCGAATTGCGGCGTCAGGCACAGGAGGGGCTAAAATATCGCCTGTCGGTGATCCCTCATGCGGCCCCCGTCGAAGACTACGAAAAGCGGCTAGAGTTTGAGCTGGGCATTATCGAGGGCATGGGGTTCCCCGGCTACTTTCTGATCGTGGCCGACTTTATCAAATGGGCCAAAGATCACGACATCCCAGTGGGACCGGGGCGGGGGTCTGGCGCGGGGTCACTGGTGGCCTATGCGTTGCTGATCACTGACCTTGATCCGCTGCGCTATTCGCTGCTGTTTGAGAGGTTCCTGAACCCCGAACGTGTTTCGATGCCGGATTTCGACATCGACTTTTGCATGGACCGGCGCGAGGAAGTGATCCGCTACGTGCAGGAAAAATATGGCCGTGACAAGGTGGGGCAGATCATCACCTTTGGTGCCTTGTTGTCCAAGGCAGCTGTACGCGACGTGGGCCGGGTTTTGCAGATGCCCTACGGGCAGGTGGACCGGCTGTCGAAGATGATCCCGGTCGAAGGGGTGAAACCCGTCAGCATTGAAAAGGCATTGGCGGACGAACCGCGTCTGCGCGAAGAGGCCAAGAACGAAGAGGTCGTGGACCGTCTGTTGACCTATGCCCAGCAGGTCGAGGGGCTATTGCGCAATGCCTCGACCCACGCGGCGGGTGTGGTGATTGGTGACCGTCCGCTCGATGAATTGGTGCCGCTTTACCAAGATCCGCGCTCTGACATGCCTGCGACGCAGTTCAACATGAAATGGGTCGAACAGGCGGGGCTGGTCAAATTCGACTTTCTCGGCCTGAAAACGCTGACGGTCATCCAGAATGCAGTTGATCTAATCATCAAATCCGGGCGCCCCCTGCATATCGCGGCGGATGGGACAGAGCTTTTCCAGCCACCCGAAGGTGCAGTCAATGACATTGGCACCATCCCGCTGGATGATGAGGCGTCCTATAAGCTTTATGCCAGCGCTAAGACTATCGCCGTTTTCCAGGTGGAATCCAGCGGTATGATGGACGCGCTCAAGCGGATGAAACCGACCTGTATCGAGGATATCGTGGCGCTTGTGGCGCTTTACCGCCCCGGCCCGATGGAGAATATCCCCACCTATTGCGAGGTGAAGAATGGTCAGAAGGAACTGGAGTCGATCCACCCGTCTATTGACTACATTCTGGCAGAAACCCAAGGCATCATCGTCTATCAGGAACAAGTGATGCAGATCGCGCAGGTCATGGCGGGCTATTCGCTTGGCGGTGCGGACTTGCTGCGCCGCGCGATGGGTAAGAAGATCGCCGAGGAGATGGCCAAGGAACGCCCCAAGTTCGAAAAAGGGGCGATGGAAAACGGGGTCGACAAGAAGAAGGCGACCGAGGTTTTCGACCTTCTGGAAAAGTTCGCGAACTACGGGTTCAACAAATCCCACGCCGCCGCCTATGCGGTTGTCAGCTACCAAACCGCGTGGCTGAAAGCGAACCACCCGGTTGAGTTCATGGCCGGGGTGATGAATTGCGATATCCATCTGACCGACAAGCTGGGCGTCTATTTCCAAGAGGTCAAAAAAGGCCTTGGGATCGACTATGTTCCACCTTGTGTGAACCGGTCACAGGCGACATTTGATGTGGAAGATCAAAAGCTTGTCTATGGTCTGGGCGCGCTTAAGAACGTCGGCGTCGAGGCGATGAAGCTGATCGTCGAAGCGCGCGCAGACGGGCAGTTTGTGAACCTGTTTGATTTTGCCCGGCGCTGCGATCTGAAGCGGATCGGCAAGCGTCCGCTAGAAATGCTGGCGCGGGCCGGGGCCTTTGATGTGTTGGACCCGAACCGGCAGCGGGTCTTCAACTCGCTCGACCAACTCAGTGCCTATTCGGCGGCGATCTTTGACCAAAAGGGCAGCAATCAGGTCAGCCTGTTTGGTGAGGCGGGCGACGATCTGCCAGAGCCGCGATTGGCGGGCGGCGACGATTGGCTGCCAGCCGAACGGCTTGCGGAAGAGTTCAAGGCCATCGGGTTCTACCTGTCAGGGCATCCGCTTGACGACTACATGGGCGCGCTCAAACGCAAGCAAGTTATGACGCTGGATGAGGTGACGGCGCGCGCTGAAAAGGGGGCGGCCATCGTCAAGATGGCTGGCACCGTCAGTGGGCGACAGGAACGCAAATCGGCGCGCGGCAACCGCTTTGCCTTTGTGCAACTGTCTGATCCGACGGGGCAATACGAGGTCACGATGTTCAGCGACACGCTTGAGGTTGCGCGCGAACATTTGGAAACCGGCGCGCAAGTGGTGTTGCAATGCGAGGCCACGCTTGAGGCGGATCAGCTCAAGCTGCTGGGTCGCTCGGTCAGCCCGATTGATACCGCCGTGACGGACGTCAGCAGCCAGGGCTTGCGGGTGTTTCTGGATGGGCCAGAAGCGATCCCCTCGGTCGCCTCAATCCTCGATAATGCAATGCGCGACGGGGTCAAGGGCGGGCGCGGCCCGATCTATTTCTGTCTGATGAAAGATGATCTGCCCGGCGAGGTTGAGGTGGACCTTGGCCGCGACTTTCCGGTGAACCCGCAGATCAGGGGCGCGCTGCGGTCCTTGGGCGGGGTGATCGAGGTCGAAGAGGTCTGA
- a CDS encoding xanthine dehydrogenase small subunit has translation METTFLLNGETVTAQTGPTTTLLDWLRDGQGLCGTKEGCNEGDCGACTVMITDSDGARALNACILFVPQLAGKAVRTVEGIAAPDGTLHPVQQAMVDHHGSQCGFCTPGFVVSMATAHFNGRADHDDQLAGNLCRCTGYAPIVRAAMAAAAAKVPAHMTDVPDDTKDKLSLDAFADWYMENPDATLIAGATDVGLWVTKQFRDLGDVQFLSRVQGLRHNVATPKTFHIGAMVPMTEVLDTVAADYPSYAAMIRRYGSVQVRNAATIGGNIANGSPIGDNPPVLIALDATLHLRCGDKTRDLAIADFFVDYGKQDRAPGEFVTGVTIPRGQDSLRVYKLSKRFDQDISAVCGAFNVMIADGVVQAARVAFGGMAGIPKRASSVESSLIGQPWTQATITVAAEAMALDFTPLSDMRASAAYRLQAAQKMLHRYFADLSGVAVQVREVSA, from the coding sequence ATGGAGACGACGTTTCTTCTGAACGGAGAGACCGTGACCGCCCAAACCGGTCCGACAACCACACTGCTGGATTGGTTGCGCGACGGGCAAGGCCTGTGCGGCACCAAGGAAGGCTGCAACGAAGGTGACTGCGGCGCCTGCACCGTGATGATCACCGATTCCGACGGCGCCCGTGCTCTGAACGCTTGCATTCTGTTTGTACCGCAATTGGCGGGCAAGGCGGTGCGCACGGTCGAAGGCATCGCCGCCCCTGATGGCACCCTGCACCCGGTGCAACAGGCGATGGTGGATCACCACGGATCTCAATGCGGATTTTGCACACCGGGGTTTGTGGTCAGCATGGCGACCGCGCATTTCAATGGCCGCGCTGATCACGACGATCAGCTTGCGGGCAACCTGTGCCGCTGCACCGGCTATGCGCCTATCGTGCGCGCGGCAATGGCGGCGGCAGCAGCCAAAGTGCCTGCGCACATGACCGATGTGCCGGATGACACGAAAGATAAGTTGTCTCTGGACGCCTTTGCCGACTGGTACATGGAAAACCCCGATGCGACGCTGATCGCCGGGGCCACAGACGTGGGCCTATGGGTCACCAAGCAGTTCCGTGATCTGGGGGATGTGCAATTCCTGTCGCGCGTGCAGGGGCTGCGCCACAACGTGGCAACGCCGAAGACGTTCCACATCGGCGCAATGGTCCCAATGACAGAGGTGCTGGACACTGTGGCGGCCGACTATCCCAGCTATGCCGCGATGATCCGCCGCTATGGATCGGTGCAAGTGCGCAATGCCGCGACTATTGGTGGCAATATCGCCAACGGCTCGCCCATCGGGGACAACCCACCTGTGCTGATCGCTTTGGACGCCACGCTGCATCTGCGCTGCGGCGACAAGACACGTGATCTGGCGATTGCTGATTTCTTTGTGGATTACGGGAAACAAGACCGCGCGCCAGGGGAATTTGTGACCGGAGTGACCATCCCCCGCGGGCAGGATTCGCTACGGGTTTACAAGCTGTCGAAACGGTTCGATCAAGATATTTCGGCCGTTTGCGGCGCATTTAACGTCATGATTGCGGACGGCGTAGTACAAGCGGCCCGCGTCGCTTTTGGCGGGATGGCAGGCATTCCCAAGCGGGCCTCTTCGGTCGAATCCTCCCTCATCGGCCAACCCTGGACGCAGGCAACAATCACGGTCGCGGCAGAGGCGATGGCGCTGGATTTCACACCGCTCAGCGATATGCGTGCAAGTGCTGCCTACCGGTTGCAGGCCGCGCAAAAAATGCTGCACCGCTATTTTGCGGACCTTTCAGGTGTTGCGGTGCAGGTGCGCGAGGTCTCGGCATGA
- a CDS encoding VPLPA-CTERM sorting domain-containing protein, with protein MESAVRIKGLMIATTMAVLPMMANAATINVSIFDAASYNPTFGVGAAATEDFEALGVTNGEGEVGASISTAVGNFESLGGTGTGGTVTGLPGNTGTEVALRNGTVFGRSNTTPAGGEWFLDSNDTFGIGWDVSLMSGAAFDYVTFSLMDANDVGGFLRITTGTDSFEMRIRGTDPKLANGNIKLVTIDLGADVTSARIELENFQRDDSKNRKNDGFSVDGLQVFSDFTIQEVPVPASILMLGSALAGLGFARRRRKSAA; from the coding sequence TTGGAGAGTGCCGTGCGTATCAAGGGCCTCATGATTGCGACGACGATGGCCGTTTTGCCGATGATGGCAAATGCTGCAACGATTAACGTGTCGATTTTCGATGCCGCATCCTACAATCCCACCTTTGGTGTCGGCGCTGCTGCTACCGAAGATTTTGAAGCCCTCGGTGTGACCAATGGCGAGGGCGAAGTGGGCGCGTCGATCTCGACGGCGGTGGGCAATTTTGAATCGCTCGGCGGTACCGGGACCGGTGGCACCGTGACTGGATTGCCGGGCAATACAGGTACCGAAGTGGCGTTGCGTAACGGCACGGTCTTTGGCCGGTCCAATACCACACCTGCAGGTGGTGAGTGGTTTCTTGACAGCAACGACACCTTTGGCATCGGCTGGGACGTGTCACTGATGAGTGGCGCTGCGTTCGATTACGTGACCTTCAGCTTGATGGATGCCAATGACGTGGGCGGCTTCCTGCGGATCACGACTGGAACCGACAGCTTTGAAATGCGGATACGGGGCACGGACCCGAAGCTTGCAAATGGAAACATTAAGCTGGTGACGATTGATTTGGGCGCGGATGTAACCTCGGCCCGGATCGAGCTTGAGAATTTTCAGAGAGACGACAGCAAGAACCGCAAGAACGACGGGTTCTCTGTCGATGGACTACAGGTTTTCAGTGATTTCACGATCCAGGAAGTGCCAGTGCCGGCCTCGATCCTGATGCTTGGCAGCGCGCTGGCCGGGCTAGGCTTTGCGCGACGGCGGCGCAAGTCTGCAGCCTAA
- a CDS encoding ArsR/SmtB family transcription factor, translating into MSTHLNTFFAAMADPTRRAVIEQLTAGRATVSELAAQHDMALPSFMRHLKVLEDAGLVRSVKKGRVRTCVIEPGPLIEAQGWLAWQRAVWEGRNDRLTALAEGLEDPS; encoded by the coding sequence ATGTCGACACATCTGAACACATTTTTTGCTGCAATGGCCGACCCGACCCGCCGCGCGGTGATCGAACAACTGACCGCGGGCCGGGCCACCGTCAGCGAATTGGCAGCTCAACATGACATGGCGCTGCCCAGTTTCATGCGTCATCTCAAGGTGTTAGAGGACGCAGGACTGGTCCGTTCCGTCAAAAAGGGCCGCGTGCGGACCTGCGTGATCGAACCCGGACCATTGATCGAGGCACAGGGTTGGCTGGCATGGCAACGCGCAGTCTGGGAAGGCCGCAATGACAGGCTGACGGCACTTGCCGAAGGATTGGAGGACCCATCATGA
- a CDS encoding VOC family protein: MSSFSITGLDHVQLAMPPGQEDVARAFYCGRLGLREVAKPAALAGRGGCWFAGAGVNLHLGVEEPFTPARKAHPALVVDDLEQARAALEGGEVSSLPGWRRFYIADPFGNRIEVMQPHQDRLLV, translated from the coding sequence ATGAGCAGTTTTTCCATTACCGGCCTTGATCATGTGCAGTTGGCGATGCCGCCGGGGCAGGAAGATGTGGCGCGCGCTTTTTATTGCGGGCGGCTTGGATTGCGCGAGGTTGCAAAGCCCGCCGCCCTGGCCGGGCGCGGGGGCTGCTGGTTTGCTGGTGCAGGGGTCAACTTGCATTTGGGGGTCGAGGAACCGTTCACTCCTGCGCGCAAGGCGCATCCGGCGCTTGTTGTGGACGATTTGGAACAGGCGCGCGCTGCGTTGGAAGGCGGCGAAGTCTCATCGTTGCCCGGTTGGCGGCGGTTCTATATCGCCGACCCTTTTGGCAACAGAATTGAGGTTATGCAGCCTCATCAGGATCGGCTTTTGGTATGA
- a CDS encoding prephenate/arogenate dehydrogenase family protein — MAVIYERVALIGLGLIASSMCHAIKRAGLAKEITGTAHTAETRAIARELDLCDVYDTAQEAVRDADLIVLCVPIGVMGDIMADIAPVLKPGAVVTDVGSVKTAVFEAVLPHLPQNVQFIGGHPMAGTEHSGPRSGFAELFDNRWCLIVPGEGAEPDAVRDLCAFWEGLGSNIATMAPAHHDLVCAVVSHAPHLIAYTMVGVADDLSRITDGEVINYSAAGFRDFTRIAASDPTMWRDVFLTNKDATLEILGRFTEELFALQRAIRKGDGEHLHAYFTRTRAIRRGIIEAGQDTDAPDFGRVAAKKA; from the coding sequence ATGGCCGTAATCTATGAGCGGGTCGCCCTGATCGGGCTGGGGCTGATCGCGTCGTCGATGTGCCATGCGATCAAGCGCGCAGGGTTGGCCAAGGAGATCACCGGCACGGCCCATACCGCAGAGACCCGCGCAATCGCACGCGAATTGGACCTTTGCGACGTTTATGACACGGCACAAGAAGCCGTGCGCGACGCCGATCTGATTGTGCTGTGCGTCCCCATTGGTGTGATGGGCGACATCATGGCCGATATCGCGCCAGTGCTGAAACCGGGTGCGGTGGTCACAGATGTGGGCTCGGTCAAGACAGCGGTGTTTGAGGCGGTGCTGCCTCACTTGCCGCAGAACGTGCAATTCATCGGTGGCCACCCGATGGCCGGGACAGAGCATTCGGGGCCGCGGTCTGGCTTTGCAGAATTGTTTGACAATCGCTGGTGCCTGATTGTGCCGGGGGAAGGCGCGGAACCTGATGCCGTGCGTGACCTCTGCGCTTTTTGGGAGGGGCTAGGGTCCAACATTGCCACGATGGCGCCGGCACATCATGATCTGGTGTGCGCTGTGGTGTCCCATGCGCCACATCTGATTGCCTATACGATGGTTGGTGTTGCCGATGATCTCAGCCGGATCACCGATGGTGAGGTGATCAATTACTCTGCAGCCGGTTTTCGGGATTTTACGCGCATCGCCGCCTCTGACCCAACGATGTGGCGTGATGTGTTTCTGACCAACAAGGACGCGACGCTGGAGATTTTGGGGCGGTTCACAGAAGAGCTTTTTGCCCTGCAGCGGGCCATCCGCAAAGGTGACGGCGAACACCTGCATGCCTATTTTACCCGCACGCGGGCAATCCGCCGTGGCATTATCGAGGCGGGGCAGGATACGGATGCGCCCGATTTTGGCCGCGTGGCGGCCAAGAAGGCATGA
- a CDS encoding SRPBCC domain-containing protein translates to MTNATTLTFTRHIKASRAAIWRCWTEPALLKKWFAPAPVSTTEAEMDARPGGIFRTVMEVPEHGTMAGNPGCVLVADAEQRLVWTNALGPEFCPNAMGDGPMDFAFTAEILITPAEGGSTYTVVVQHATDAAREVHENMGFFEGWGAAADQMAELAASL, encoded by the coding sequence ATGACCAACGCAACCACGTTGACATTCACCCGCCATATCAAGGCCAGCCGCGCCGCAATCTGGCGCTGCTGGACGGAACCCGCATTGCTGAAAAAGTGGTTTGCCCCGGCACCTGTCAGCACAACCGAGGCCGAGATGGACGCGCGACCGGGAGGCATCTTTCGCACGGTGATGGAGGTTCCGGAACATGGCACTATGGCCGGCAATCCCGGTTGCGTGCTTGTCGCCGATGCGGAGCAACGGTTGGTCTGGACCAACGCGCTTGGGCCAGAATTCTGCCCCAACGCGATGGGCGACGGCCCCATGGATTTTGCCTTTACCGCCGAAATTCTGATCACACCAGCAGAAGGCGGAAGCACCTACACCGTTGTCGTTCAACACGCGACCGATGCCGCGCGAGAGGTGCATGAAAACATGGGGTTCTTTGAAGGTTGGGGGGCTGCCGCGGATCAGATGGCCGAACTTGCGGCATCACTTTGA